A stretch of the Eulemur rufifrons isolate Redbay chromosome 20, OSU_ERuf_1, whole genome shotgun sequence genome encodes the following:
- the KIAA0232 gene encoding uncharacterized protein KIAA0232 homolog isoform X2, producing MHPICTVVVDGLPSESSSNSYPGPVSVSEMSLLHALGPVQTWLGQELEKCGIDAMIYTRYVLSLLLHDSYDYDLQEQENDIFLGWEKGAYKKWGKSKKKCSDLTLEEMKKQAAVQCLRSASDESSGIETLVEELCSRLKDLQSKQEEKIHKKLDGSPSPEAELSPTAKDQVEMYYEAFPPLSEKPVCLQEIMTVWNKSKVCSYSSSSSSSTAPPASTDTSSPRECNSESEVIKDRSNEVPTTVHEKTQSKSKNEKENKFNNGTIEEKPALYKKQIRHKPEGKIRPRSWSSGSSEAGSSSSGNQGELKASMKYVKVRHKAREIRNKKGRNGQSRLSLKHGEKAERNIHTGSSSSSSSGSVKQLCKRGKRPLKEIGRKEPGITEGKDLYVESRNDREYKEEPLWYTEPIAEYFVPLSRKSKLETTYRNRQDTSDLTSEAVEELSESVHGLCISNSNIHKTYLAAGTFIDGHFVEMPAVINEDIDLTGTSLCSLPEDNKYLDDIHLSELTHFYEVDIDQSMLDPGASETMQGESRILNMIRQKSKEKTDFEAECCIVLDGMELQGERAIWTDSTSSVGAEGFFLQDLGNLAQFWECCSSSSGDADGESFGGDSPIRLSPILDSTMLNSHLLAGNQELFSDINEGSGINSCFSVFEVQCGNSVLPFSFETLNLGNENTDSSANMLGKTQSRLLIWTKNSAFEENEHCSNLSTRTCSPWSHSEETRSDNETLNIQFEESTQFSAEDINYVVPRVSSNYVDEELLDFLQDETCQQNSRTLGEIPTLVFKKKSKLESVCGIQLEQKTENKTFETTQACSENSPHGDGYSSGVIKDIWTKMADRNSVATVEIEGIDELFSTDVNNSCCCLDAEADMETLQEPNKAVQRSEYHLWEGQKETLEKRAFVSNELSKADGGDYTTPSRPWDVAQDKENAFILGGVYGELKTFNSDGEWAVVPPSHTKGSLLQCAASDVVTIAGTDVFMTPGNSFAPGHRQLWKPFVSFEQNDQPKSGENGLNKGFSFIFHEDLLGACGNFQVEDPGLEYSFSSFDLSNPFSQVLHVECSFEPEGITSFSPSFKPKSILCSDSDSEVFHPRICGVDRTQYRAIRISPRTHFRPISASELSPGGGSESEFESEKDEANIPIPSQVDVFEDPQADLKPLEEDAEKEGHYYGKSELESGKFLPRLKKSGMEKSAQTSLDSQEESTGILPVGKQNQCLECSMNESLEIDLESSEANCKIMAQCEEEINNFCSCKAGCQFPAYEDNPVSSGQLEEFPILNTDVQGMNGSQEKQTWWEKALYSPLFPTSECEGVFCL from the exons GAGAATGACATCTTCCTGGGCTGGGAAAAAGGAGCTTATAAGAAATGGGGAAAGAGTAAGAAAAAGTGTTCAGATTTAActctagaagaaatgaaaaaacaggCTGCTGTCCAGTGTCTTCGATCTGCTTCTGACGAA AGCTCTGGTATCGAGACTTTAGTGGAGGAGCTCTGCTCCAGACTGAAAGACCTTCAGAGTAAGCAAG AAGAGAAGATTCACAAAAAATTAGATGGGTCTCCCTCTCCAGAGGCAGAATTATCCCCTACAGCAAAGGATCAAGTGGAAAT GTACTATGAAGCATTCCCACCACTTTCTGAGAAACCTGTTTGTCTGCAAGAAATCATGACTGTGTGGAACAAGTCCAAAGTCTGTTCTTACTCTAGCTCTTCTTCATCATCCACAGCCCCACCAGCTAGCACAGATACATCCTCTCCTAGGGAATGCAATAGTGAAAGCGAAGTGATCAAGGACAGAAGCAATGAAGTACCCACCACTGTGCATGAGAAAACCCAgagcaaaagtaaaaatgaaaaggagaacaAATTTAATAATGGCACAATTGAAGAAAAACCTGCTTTGTACAAAAAGCAAATCCGACATAAACCTGAAGGAAAGATTCGCCCTCGCTCATGGTCTTCCGGCTCTAGTGAAGCAGGCTCAAGTTCAAGTGGTAATCAGGGAGAATTAAAAGCATCCATGAAGTATGTTAAAGTAAGACACAAGGCACGAGAAATTCGAAACAAAAAAGGGCGGAATGGGCAAAGCAGGCTATCATTAAAGCATGGTGAAAAGGCTGAAAGAAACATTCATACTGGGAGTAGTAGCAGTAGCAGCAGTGGTTCTGTCAAACAGCTGTGCAAGCGGGGTAAGAGACCATTGAAAGAAATAGGGAGAAAAGAACCTGGGATCACTGAAGGAAAAGACCTGTACGTGGAGAGCAGAAACGACAGAGAGTACAAAGAGGAGCCATTGTGGTACACCGAACCAATTGCTgagtattttgttcctttgagcaGAAAAAGTAAACTAGAGACCACATACCGAAACAGACAAGATACAAGTGATCTGACATCAGAGGCAGTGGAAGAATTGTCTGAGTCAGTGCATGGTCTTTGTATCAGCAACAGTAATATTCATAAAACATACCTCGCAGCAGGTACTTTCATTGATGGTCATTTTGTAGAAATGCCTGCAGTTATAAATGAGGATATTGACCTCACTGGGACCTCATTATGTTCTCTACCAGAGGACAATAAATACCTGGATGACATTCATCTATCAGAATTAACACACTTCTATGAAGTAGATATTGATCAATCCATGTTGGATCCTGGTGCCTCAGAAACAATGCAAGGAGAAAGTCGGATTTTGAATATGATTCgacaaaaaagcaaagagaaaacagattttGAGGCAGAATGTTGCATAGTGTTAGATGGTATGGAGTTGCAAGGGGAACGTGCAATATGGACAGATTCTACCAGCTCCGTGGGTGCTGAGGGCTTCTTCCTGCAAGACCTTGGCAATCTGGCTCAGTTTTGGGAGTGCTGTTCATCCAGCTCTGGTGATGCTGATGGAGAGAGTTTTGGAGGAGATTCTCCAATTAGACTCTCTCCAATCTTAGACAGCACAATGCTCAATTCACACTTGCTTGCTGGCAATCAAGAGCTCTTTTCAGATATTAATGAAGGATCTGGTATAAACTCTTGTTTTTCAGTGTTTGAAGTGCAATGCGGTAATTctgttttaccattttcttttgaaacactCAACTTAGGAAATGAAAATACAGATTCTAGTGCTAATATGCTTGGGAAAACACAGTCTAGATTGCTAATATGGACCAAAAATAGTGCCTTTGAAGAAAATGAACACTGTTCTAATCTTTCAACAAGAACTTGTAGTCCATGGTCCCATTCAGAAGAAACACGTTCAGATAATGAGACGTTAAATATTCAGTTTGAAGAATCCACACAGTTTAGTGCAGAAGATATTAATTATGTAGTTCCTAGAGTCTCGTCAAATTATGTAGATGAAGAACTTCTAGATTTTTTGCAAGATGAAACTTGCCAGCAAAACAGTAGAACTTTAGGTGAAATTCCTACgttagttttcaaaaaaaaatctaaactagaATCTGTCTGTGGTATTCAGCtagaacaaaaaacagaaaacaaaacctttGAAACTACACAAGCATGTAGTGAAAACAGTCCACATGGAGATGGCTACAGCTCAGGGGTTATTAAAGACATTTGGACAAAGATGGCAGATAGAAATTCTGTGGCTACAGTAGAAATAGAAGGAATCGATGAGTTGTTTTCGACAGACGTAAATAACTCCTGCTGCTGTTTGGATGCTGAAGCTGACATGGAAACCCTTCAAGAGCCTAATAAGGCTGTGCAGAGGTCGGAGTATCATCTGTGGGAGGGGCAGAAGGAGACCCTGGAGAAAAGAGCATTTGTTTCTAATGAGCTATCAAAGGCAGACGGTGGTGATTATACTACACCCTCTAGACCTTGGGATGTAGCCCAAGATAAAGAGAATGCATTCATTCTTGGAGGAGTTTATGGCGAACTCAAAACCTTTAATAGCGATGGGGAATGGGCAGTCGTACCGCCTAGTCACACAAAAGGAAGCTTGTTACAGTGTGCAGCTTCTGATGTAGTGACAATAGctggtacagatgtctttatgaCCCCAGGAAACAGCTTTGCTCCTGGTCACAGGCAGTTATGGAAACCCTTCGTGTCATTTGAACAGAATGATCAGCCGAAGAGTGGggaaaatggattaaataagggattttcttttatcttccatGAAGACTTACTAGGAGCTTGTGGTAACTTTCAAGTTGAAGATCCTGGACTGgaatattctttctcttcctttgacTTAAGCAATCCATTTTCACAAGTTCTTCATGTAGAATGTTCATTTGAACCCGAAGGGATTACATCTTTCAGCCCCAGTTTTAAACCGAAATCAATCCTCTGCTCTGATTCAGACAGTGAAGTTTTTCACCCCAGGATATGTGGCGTTGACAGAACACAATACAGGGCTATTCGCATCTCTCCTAGGACTCACTTTCGCCCAATTTCTGCATCTGAACTGTCCCCAGGAGGAGGAAGCGAGTCGGAATTTGAATCTGAGAAAGATGAAGCAAATATTCCCATTCCTTCTCAAGTTGATGTATTTGAAGATCCACAGGCAGATCTCAAACCTCTGGAAGAAGATGCAGAGAAAGAAGGCCATTACTATGGAAAATCAGAGCTTGAGTCTGGAAAGTTCCTTCCCAGGTTAAAAAAATCTGGAATGGAAAAGAGTGCTCAGACATCACTGGATTCCCAGGAGGAATCAACTGGGATTCTGCCAGTAGGAAAGCAAAATCAGTGTTTGGAATGTAGCATGAATGAATCTCTGGAAATAGATTTAGAAAGCTCAGAAGCAAATTGTAAAATAATGGCACAATGTGaggaagaaattaataatttttgcaGTTGCAAAGCAGGTTGTCAGTTCCCTGCTTATGAAGATAATCCAGTTTCTTCAGGACAGCTGGAAGAG TTTCCTATATTGAACACTGATGTACAAGGAATGAATGGAAGTCAAGAAAAGCAGACCTGGTGGGAAAAAGCCTTGTACTCTCCTCTTTTTCCTACTTCAGAGTGTGAAG GTGTCTTCTGTTTATGA
- the KIAA0232 gene encoding uncharacterized protein KIAA0232 homolog isoform X1 produces MHPICTVVVDGLPSESSSNSYPGPVSVSEMSLLHALGPVQTWLGQELEKCGIDAMIYTRYVLSLLLHDSYDYDLQEQENDIFLGWEKGAYKKWGKSKKKCSDLTLEEMKKQAAVQCLRSASDESSGIETLVEELCSRLKDLQSKQEEKIHKKLDGSPSPEAELSPTAKDQVEMYYEAFPPLSEKPVCLQEIMTVWNKSKVCSYSSSSSSSTAPPASTDTSSPRECNSESEVIKDRSNEVPTTVHEKTQSKSKNEKENKFNNGTIEEKPALYKKQIRHKPEGKIRPRSWSSGSSEAGSSSSGNQGELKASMKYVKVRHKAREIRNKKGRNGQSRLSLKHGEKAERNIHTGSSSSSSSGSVKQLCKRGKRPLKEIGRKEPGITEGKDLYVESRNDREYKEEPLWYTEPIAEYFVPLSRKSKLETTYRNRQDTSDLTSEAVEELSESVHGLCISNSNIHKTYLAAGTFIDGHFVEMPAVINEDIDLTGTSLCSLPEDNKYLDDIHLSELTHFYEVDIDQSMLDPGASETMQGESRILNMIRQKSKEKTDFEAECCIVLDGMELQGERAIWTDSTSSVGAEGFFLQDLGNLAQFWECCSSSSGDADGESFGGDSPIRLSPILDSTMLNSHLLAGNQELFSDINEGSGINSCFSVFEVQCGNSVLPFSFETLNLGNENTDSSANMLGKTQSRLLIWTKNSAFEENEHCSNLSTRTCSPWSHSEETRSDNETLNIQFEESTQFSAEDINYVVPRVSSNYVDEELLDFLQDETCQQNSRTLGEIPTLVFKKKSKLESVCGIQLEQKTENKTFETTQACSENSPHGDGYSSGVIKDIWTKMADRNSVATVEIEGIDELFSTDVNNSCCCLDAEADMETLQEPNKAVQRSEYHLWEGQKETLEKRAFVSNELSKADGGDYTTPSRPWDVAQDKENAFILGGVYGELKTFNSDGEWAVVPPSHTKGSLLQCAASDVVTIAGTDVFMTPGNSFAPGHRQLWKPFVSFEQNDQPKSGENGLNKGFSFIFHEDLLGACGNFQVEDPGLEYSFSSFDLSNPFSQVLHVECSFEPEGITSFSPSFKPKSILCSDSDSEVFHPRICGVDRTQYRAIRISPRTHFRPISASELSPGGGSESEFESEKDEANIPIPSQVDVFEDPQADLKPLEEDAEKEGHYYGKSELESGKFLPRLKKSGMEKSAQTSLDSQEESTGILPVGKQNQCLECSMNESLEIDLESSEANCKIMAQCEEEINNFCSCKAGCQFPAYEDNPVSSGQLEEFPILNTDVQGMNGSQEKQTWWEKALYSPLFPTSECEECYTNAKGENGIEEYPDVKEIPSNEERLLDFNRVSSVYEARCTGDRDSGAKSNGFRRKMYSSASSGSEDTGSEGGGEWVDPSEEELFSRTHL; encoded by the exons GAGAATGACATCTTCCTGGGCTGGGAAAAAGGAGCTTATAAGAAATGGGGAAAGAGTAAGAAAAAGTGTTCAGATTTAActctagaagaaatgaaaaaacaggCTGCTGTCCAGTGTCTTCGATCTGCTTCTGACGAA AGCTCTGGTATCGAGACTTTAGTGGAGGAGCTCTGCTCCAGACTGAAAGACCTTCAGAGTAAGCAAG AAGAGAAGATTCACAAAAAATTAGATGGGTCTCCCTCTCCAGAGGCAGAATTATCCCCTACAGCAAAGGATCAAGTGGAAAT GTACTATGAAGCATTCCCACCACTTTCTGAGAAACCTGTTTGTCTGCAAGAAATCATGACTGTGTGGAACAAGTCCAAAGTCTGTTCTTACTCTAGCTCTTCTTCATCATCCACAGCCCCACCAGCTAGCACAGATACATCCTCTCCTAGGGAATGCAATAGTGAAAGCGAAGTGATCAAGGACAGAAGCAATGAAGTACCCACCACTGTGCATGAGAAAACCCAgagcaaaagtaaaaatgaaaaggagaacaAATTTAATAATGGCACAATTGAAGAAAAACCTGCTTTGTACAAAAAGCAAATCCGACATAAACCTGAAGGAAAGATTCGCCCTCGCTCATGGTCTTCCGGCTCTAGTGAAGCAGGCTCAAGTTCAAGTGGTAATCAGGGAGAATTAAAAGCATCCATGAAGTATGTTAAAGTAAGACACAAGGCACGAGAAATTCGAAACAAAAAAGGGCGGAATGGGCAAAGCAGGCTATCATTAAAGCATGGTGAAAAGGCTGAAAGAAACATTCATACTGGGAGTAGTAGCAGTAGCAGCAGTGGTTCTGTCAAACAGCTGTGCAAGCGGGGTAAGAGACCATTGAAAGAAATAGGGAGAAAAGAACCTGGGATCACTGAAGGAAAAGACCTGTACGTGGAGAGCAGAAACGACAGAGAGTACAAAGAGGAGCCATTGTGGTACACCGAACCAATTGCTgagtattttgttcctttgagcaGAAAAAGTAAACTAGAGACCACATACCGAAACAGACAAGATACAAGTGATCTGACATCAGAGGCAGTGGAAGAATTGTCTGAGTCAGTGCATGGTCTTTGTATCAGCAACAGTAATATTCATAAAACATACCTCGCAGCAGGTACTTTCATTGATGGTCATTTTGTAGAAATGCCTGCAGTTATAAATGAGGATATTGACCTCACTGGGACCTCATTATGTTCTCTACCAGAGGACAATAAATACCTGGATGACATTCATCTATCAGAATTAACACACTTCTATGAAGTAGATATTGATCAATCCATGTTGGATCCTGGTGCCTCAGAAACAATGCAAGGAGAAAGTCGGATTTTGAATATGATTCgacaaaaaagcaaagagaaaacagattttGAGGCAGAATGTTGCATAGTGTTAGATGGTATGGAGTTGCAAGGGGAACGTGCAATATGGACAGATTCTACCAGCTCCGTGGGTGCTGAGGGCTTCTTCCTGCAAGACCTTGGCAATCTGGCTCAGTTTTGGGAGTGCTGTTCATCCAGCTCTGGTGATGCTGATGGAGAGAGTTTTGGAGGAGATTCTCCAATTAGACTCTCTCCAATCTTAGACAGCACAATGCTCAATTCACACTTGCTTGCTGGCAATCAAGAGCTCTTTTCAGATATTAATGAAGGATCTGGTATAAACTCTTGTTTTTCAGTGTTTGAAGTGCAATGCGGTAATTctgttttaccattttcttttgaaacactCAACTTAGGAAATGAAAATACAGATTCTAGTGCTAATATGCTTGGGAAAACACAGTCTAGATTGCTAATATGGACCAAAAATAGTGCCTTTGAAGAAAATGAACACTGTTCTAATCTTTCAACAAGAACTTGTAGTCCATGGTCCCATTCAGAAGAAACACGTTCAGATAATGAGACGTTAAATATTCAGTTTGAAGAATCCACACAGTTTAGTGCAGAAGATATTAATTATGTAGTTCCTAGAGTCTCGTCAAATTATGTAGATGAAGAACTTCTAGATTTTTTGCAAGATGAAACTTGCCAGCAAAACAGTAGAACTTTAGGTGAAATTCCTACgttagttttcaaaaaaaaatctaaactagaATCTGTCTGTGGTATTCAGCtagaacaaaaaacagaaaacaaaacctttGAAACTACACAAGCATGTAGTGAAAACAGTCCACATGGAGATGGCTACAGCTCAGGGGTTATTAAAGACATTTGGACAAAGATGGCAGATAGAAATTCTGTGGCTACAGTAGAAATAGAAGGAATCGATGAGTTGTTTTCGACAGACGTAAATAACTCCTGCTGCTGTTTGGATGCTGAAGCTGACATGGAAACCCTTCAAGAGCCTAATAAGGCTGTGCAGAGGTCGGAGTATCATCTGTGGGAGGGGCAGAAGGAGACCCTGGAGAAAAGAGCATTTGTTTCTAATGAGCTATCAAAGGCAGACGGTGGTGATTATACTACACCCTCTAGACCTTGGGATGTAGCCCAAGATAAAGAGAATGCATTCATTCTTGGAGGAGTTTATGGCGAACTCAAAACCTTTAATAGCGATGGGGAATGGGCAGTCGTACCGCCTAGTCACACAAAAGGAAGCTTGTTACAGTGTGCAGCTTCTGATGTAGTGACAATAGctggtacagatgtctttatgaCCCCAGGAAACAGCTTTGCTCCTGGTCACAGGCAGTTATGGAAACCCTTCGTGTCATTTGAACAGAATGATCAGCCGAAGAGTGGggaaaatggattaaataagggattttcttttatcttccatGAAGACTTACTAGGAGCTTGTGGTAACTTTCAAGTTGAAGATCCTGGACTGgaatattctttctcttcctttgacTTAAGCAATCCATTTTCACAAGTTCTTCATGTAGAATGTTCATTTGAACCCGAAGGGATTACATCTTTCAGCCCCAGTTTTAAACCGAAATCAATCCTCTGCTCTGATTCAGACAGTGAAGTTTTTCACCCCAGGATATGTGGCGTTGACAGAACACAATACAGGGCTATTCGCATCTCTCCTAGGACTCACTTTCGCCCAATTTCTGCATCTGAACTGTCCCCAGGAGGAGGAAGCGAGTCGGAATTTGAATCTGAGAAAGATGAAGCAAATATTCCCATTCCTTCTCAAGTTGATGTATTTGAAGATCCACAGGCAGATCTCAAACCTCTGGAAGAAGATGCAGAGAAAGAAGGCCATTACTATGGAAAATCAGAGCTTGAGTCTGGAAAGTTCCTTCCCAGGTTAAAAAAATCTGGAATGGAAAAGAGTGCTCAGACATCACTGGATTCCCAGGAGGAATCAACTGGGATTCTGCCAGTAGGAAAGCAAAATCAGTGTTTGGAATGTAGCATGAATGAATCTCTGGAAATAGATTTAGAAAGCTCAGAAGCAAATTGTAAAATAATGGCACAATGTGaggaagaaattaataatttttgcaGTTGCAAAGCAGGTTGTCAGTTCCCTGCTTATGAAGATAATCCAGTTTCTTCAGGACAGCTGGAAGAG TTTCCTATATTGAACACTGATGTACAAGGAATGAATGGAAGTCAAGAAAAGCAGACCTGGTGGGAAAAAGCCTTGTACTCTCCTCTTTTTCCTACTTCAGAGTGTGAAG AATGTTATACAAATGCCAAGGGAGAGAATGGTATAGAAGAATATCCAGATGTTAAAGAAATACCCAGTAATGAAGAACGTCTGTTAGATTTTAATAGG GTGTCTTCTGTTTATGAAGCAAGATGTACAGGAGATAGAGATTCTGGAGCAAAATCAAATGGCTTCCGCAGAAAGATGTATTCCAGCGCGAGCTCCGGCTCGGAAGACACAGGCTCAGAAGGTGGAGGTGAATGGGTGGACCCTAGCGAAGAGGAACTCTTCTCTCGAACTCATCTCTAA